The Pelodiscus sinensis isolate JC-2024 chromosome 32, ASM4963464v1, whole genome shotgun sequence genomic sequence TCTCCTGTGTGTATTGCCTGATGTCTAACAAGGTCGGACCGCCAtataaaacttttcccacagtctaaaCACTTATGGTCTGTCTCTCCTGTGTGTACTGCCTGATGAAAAACAAGGGTGGATCTTCGTTTGAAACTTTTTCCACAATCTaagcacttatggggtctctctccagtgtggattTTCTGATGGGAAACAAGGCCTGACTTCCATTTGAAACCTTTCCCACAGTCTAAGCACATATGggttctctctcctgtgtggattttctgatgtgAAACTAGGGCTGACCTCTgcatgaaacttttcccacaggcTAAGCATTTATGGGGTCTCTTTCCTGCGTGGCTTGTGTCATGCACATTCAGGGCTGATTTCCAATTCAAATGGTTCCCTCCCTCAAGGTTTTGAGAGCCTTTCTCTCCTATTTGGCTTCTCCCATGAGCATGAAGATCTGAGCTGTTATTGACTCTTTCCCCATGGTCCAAATATTGAAGTGGTTTCTCTCCGGTATCTACTGTCTCAATTGTAATTAGCTCTGGGCTCAGAATAAATCCCTTCATATAACCAAGCCATTCATGGTGTTGCATTTCTTTGGGATTTGTCTGCTGGGCTGTGACATCTCTGTGCTCTTCCCCACATCTAATAGATTCATTCGTTTGCTCACTTGGGTGGTTTCTCAGCAGCCTCTCCGACCTGAGCCAATTTCCCCAGGCTTCTCCCTGTTCCAAACACTGGGAAACATTCTCTCCAACACTTCCCACAAAGGTCGCCTGCGGTTCCATTTCCCCAGGAACTTCCTGCTGTTGATTCACCTCTTCAGTCTCACTCGTGGTCTcatcacctgctgggagagaGACAATCCAGGCAGGAGTCACTGACCTGGGGAGAAAGAGGAACAGCACCAAGGGAAAACCCAACAAACTGAAGTTGCTCAGACCCAGCATTTGGATTGTCTTTCCTCATCCCACAAAAACACTCATAGGGGAGGAAAAATGGGAAGGAAACTCCTGCAGCTAAGAGGCCTGGTGGAAAACTGTGAGCAATATCAGCTGACCACACCCTGCCCTGCGTCAGAGGAGGCAAAATTCAGAGAAATTACTGATACCACATTTTTAGTGTCCTCAACGTTTTCTTTCATTCGCCAGCTTCCTTCTGTGTTACTAACCGGTGCAGGTGCCTCTTGTTATCTCGCTCTCCGCCCTGGCCTGGACGTCGGGCACCCAGGGCTCTTCCCCTCGTTCCAACTGCGCGatcagctcaggtttgggaacggAAAACCCTGCGCAGGGGGTGAAATCAAAGCAGATCAAGACGCATGGATGTTAGGGAGATCGTCTGTCTCAAGGGACATTCTGTGAGTGGAACCTGTCCCCGGGCTCTGCCAGGGACTGTGCAATCCAAGAGGATGGGAACATGGTCACTGAGcctcctggggagaggcagaCTCTGAGGCCCTCGCTGACATTCACAGCTCCGCAATGAAACCCCTGCCTATTTCTAAGCCTGTGGCACCAAAATCCTTCCCCACGGCTGGAGCTCATCCCTAGGAGGGAGGGAAACAGAGATTCTGGGTGCGAGTGAGAAACAACACAGACAGGAGGATACATGGCCCCTCCGCCTTGAAATCTAGAGGGGCCGGGTGGGGATGATTTAGCACGTCCATTAGGGTTTGACACCCTGGTCTCACTGCACAGGATGGGGAGATGCAAGTCGCTCTCCCCCGGCAGCTGTGCCCATGGAACCCATTCCTGTCCAGGCCACCTGAGCAGGGAAGAACCTGACCCGTGTCGGACACGCAGACCCCACGGCTCCTAATCCCCGAGGGGCCAGGACgcccttacccagcgaggtcaccgcctcgtagttctcctgcatgacgtccctgtagagggctctctgagcggggcccagcagcgccccctgccccggggtgaaatacacagccacctcctcgaaggtcacccgcATCTGCAACAACAAGAGTCCCTCACCGACCAGCCATAATCCCTGTAAAATCCCATCCCCAGCCTGTTTAGAGCAGCCAGGAGGCTTCAGGGGATGGAAAGAgagatcctcctccccctccccctcagcagacAGAGGGCAGGGCCTTCTCTCTGGCCACACACCTGCTAGCCAGAGGCTGAGGCGCAAGCCGAGCTCTGAGCCACGGGCAGGGACAGGAATCCCGGCAGCTTCCCTTTGTGTTTCCCAGCAACCTCTGGCTGGGGGCTCAGGTCACAGCATTGGGAGACTGGGATATTTTTCCAGCCCCGCCCAGGGGGTCTGGGTTAGAAATGAGGGCGcagtcaccccctcccccccgtctatTGGCCTGCTCAGAAACTCAGCAGCtttatccctccctgtctcctccttgccccttcctccccccgcccaggagCTCCCTGAGCCCCCTACCTGAGCGGGCTCCATCCCGGCCAttgcccggccccggccctggcccctggCAGACGGGCGCTCTGGAGCAAACTCTAGATGTGTCTCCTCAatttgtggggtgaggggggaggtgtCAGAAGTCTCTGTGACCCCCCTCAATTCCcctcagaccctgcccccacaGACACGCGCTgggactctctggctctgccctgTGGGAAGAAACCCAGTGAGTTTGTTACCCCCCCGGCCCGTCCCCTCCCGCTAGAACAAAACCCACCGAGCCCCTTTGAGCCCCGTGCTGGGAAAAGAGCAGAATTGAAGCCTATTTGGGCTGTGGTCCCCAGTGTCCTGTCACCCCCCCGCTCGCCtaaccccttccccacccaagcAGGGGGTGTtttcccagccagcccagagTCTCCACTGGTGCGGAGGTGGGAACGTGGCCCCTGGGAGGAGCGTGTGAGGCTTCCCCAAGAGTCTTGACCATGTAGACTCCCTGccgtggggagagggagccccaACGGGAGACACGCCCTACACCC encodes the following:
- the LOC106731862 gene encoding uncharacterized protein LOC106731862 isoform X4, with product MAGMEPAQMRVTFEEVAVYFTPGQGALLGPAQRALYRDVMQENYEAVTSLGFSVPKPELIAQLERGEEPWVPDVQARAESEITRGTCTGDETTSETEEVNQQQEVPGEMEPQATFVGSVGENVSQCLEQGEAWGNWLRSERLLRNHPSEQTNESIRCGEEHRDVTAQQTNPKEMQHHEWLGYMKGFILSPELITIETVDTGEKPLQYLDHGERVNNSSDLHAHGRSQIGEKGSQNLEGGNHLNWKSALNVHDTSHAGKRPHKCLACGKSFMQRSALVSHQKIHTGERTHMCLDCGKGFKWKSGLVSHQKIHTGERPHKCLDCGKSFKRRSTLVFHQAVHTGETDHKCLDCGKSFIWRSDLVRHQAIHTGDRPHKCLDCGKTFKWKSALVSHQRIYTGDRPHKCLECGKSFIWKSALVLHQAIHTGERPHKCLDCGKSFIWRSDLVLHQAVHTGDRPYKCSICSKSFIKRSALVLHEAVHTGERPHKCLDCGRSFIRKSDLVSHQAVQTGERPHKCSYCGKTFKWRSTLASHQALHTGGRPHKCLDCGKSFIWRSALVSHQKIHTVERPHQCLDCDKSFKWKSALVSHQRIHTGERPHKCLDCGKSFIRRPDLVSHQGVHTGERPHKCLDCGKSFKWRSGLVSHQKIHTGERPHQCLDCGKCFIRRPDLVNHQAVHTGERPHKCSDCGKCFKWKSGLFKHKAVHTGDRPRQCLDGGNVFLWSSEFLKHEAVHTGELPHM
- the LOC106731862 gene encoding uncharacterized protein LOC106731862 isoform X3, whose translation is MAGMEPAQMRVTFEEVAVYFTPGQGALLGPAQRALYRDVMQENYEAVTSLGFSVPKPELIAQLERGEEPWVPDVQARAESEITRGTCTAGDETTSETEEVNQQQEVPGEMEPQATFVGSVGENVSQCLEQGEAWGNWLRSERLLRNHPSEQTNESIRCGEEHRDVTAQQTNPKEMQHHEWLGYMKGFILSPELITIETVDTGEKPLQYLDHGERVNNSSDLHAHGRSQIGEKGSQNLEGGNHLNWKSALNVHDTSHAGKRPHKCLACGKSFMQRSALVSHQKIHTGERTHMCLDCGKGFKWKSGLVSHQKIHTGERPHKCLDCGKSFKRRSTLVFHQAVHTGETDHKCLDCGKSFIWRSDLVRHQAIHTGDRPHKCLDCGKTFKWKSALVSHQRIYTGDRPHKCLECGKSFIWKSALVLHQAIHTGERPHKCLDCGKSFIWRSDLVLHQAVHTGDRPYKCSICSKSFIKRSALVLHEAVHTGERPHKCLDCGRSFIRKSDLVSHQAVQTGERPHKCSYCGKTFKWRSTLASHQALHTGGRPHKCLDCGKSFIWRSALVSHQKIHTVERPHQCLDCDKSFKWKSALVSHQRIHTGERPHKCLDCGKSFIRRPDLVSHQGVHTGERPHKCLDCGKSFKWRSGLVSHQKIHTGERPHQCLDCGKCFIRRPDLVNHQAVHTGERPHKCSDCGKCFKWKSGLFKHKAVHTGDRPRQCLDGGNVFLWSSEFLKHEAVHTGELPHM